Proteins from a genomic interval of Papaver somniferum cultivar HN1 chromosome 4, ASM357369v1, whole genome shotgun sequence:
- the LOC113271997 gene encoding uncharacterized protein LOC113271997: MHQPPGFVDSAHPYYVCRLRRSLYGLKQAPRAWFQRFAQFIIGCGFRGSVCDSSLFVYHSGSEIAYLLLYVDDIVLTASTDALLGRFIELMKREFAMTDLGALHQFLGITVTRSDSGLFLSQSSYAQDIIARASMTNCNPVATPVDTQPKLSTTFGPALKDPTLYRSLAGALQYLTFTRPDISYAVQQVCLFMHDPRESHMQAIKRILRYLQGTLDHGLFLSASTVTGLTAYSDADWAGCPDSRRSTSGYCIFLGDNLISWSSKRQATVSRSSAEAEYRRVANAVAETTCLRNLLLELHIPLRRATIVYCDNISAIYMTGDPVQHQRTKHVEIDIHFVRERVRIGDIHVLHIPSDSQYADIFTKGLPRVWFVRFRSSLNVCSSPVTTKGV; encoded by the coding sequence ATGCATCAACCACCGGGTTTTGTTGATTCTGCTCATCCCTATTATGTTTGCCGCCTTCGTCGATCTCTTTATGGACTTAAACAAGCACCTCGGGCATGGTTTCAACGTTTTGCACAATTTATTATTGGTTGCGGTTTTCgtggaagtgtttgtgattcctcactATTTGTTTATCACTCTGGTTCGGAAATTGCATACTTATtactatatgtggatgatattgttTTAACCGCTTCTACTGATGCCCTTCTAGGTCGTTTCATTGAGTTAATGAAACGTGAATTTGCTATGACTGATCTTGGTGCGTTACACCAATTTCTGGGTATCACTGTGACCCGCTCAGATTCAGGATTGTTTCTGTCACAGTCTTCATATGCACAGGATATTATTGCTCGTGCATCGATGACGAACTGCAACCCAGTCGCTACTCCAGTCGATACACAACCGAAGCTCAGTACTACATTTGGCCCTGCACTCAAGGATCCAACATTATACAGAAGTCTAGCCGGAGCTCTTCAATACCTGACTTTCACCCGCCCCGACATTTCTTATGCCGTGCAGCAGGTTTGCTTATTTATGCATGACCCTAGGGAATCACATATGCAGGCTATTAAACGCATTCTCAGGTATCTTCAGGGCACTCTTGATCACGGTTTATTTCTGTCCGCTTCCACTGTTACTGGTTTGACTGCGtactctgatgctgactgggcgggTTGTCCGGATTCTCGTCGGTCGACCTCTGGCTACTGCATTTTTCTTGGAGACAACCTGATATCTTGGTCATCCAAACGACAAGCTACTGTATCTCGTTCTAGTGCGGAGGCCGAATACAGAAGAGTGGCCAATGCTGTTGCTGAGACTACTTGCTTACGCAATTTACTTCTCGAGCTTCACATCCCGTTACGACGTGCCACTATTGTCTACTGTGATAACATTAGTGCCATTTACATGACTGGGGATCCTGTCCAGCACCAACGcactaaacatgtggagattgatattCATTTTGTACGTGAGCGTGTACGTATCGGTGACATTCATGTCTTGCACATCCCTTCTGACAGTCAATAtgcagatatcttcaccaagggCCTTCCTCGAGTATGGTTTGTTCGTTTCCGTTCTAGTCTTAACGTGTGCTCCTCTCCCGTtacgactaagggggtgtaa